Proteins from a single region of Nocardiopsis dassonvillei subsp. dassonvillei DSM 43111:
- a CDS encoding S8 family peptidase: MHRHTTRRTVLGLAAAGALSVPLALSGAVSAGADELAPLHTVGASATGDYFVVLEDTLSAASVTPSSLGISSDQVNHTYDEVVNGYSASLSAAEVRELRGQSGVAYVEEVGVAHTTVTWGQDRIDQEDLPLDGSYGTTGDGAGVSAYIIDSGIDASHPDFGGRASSAFDAYGGDGSDGNGHGTHVAGTIGSATYGVAPAADLFGVKVLDDNGSGSYDDVIAGIDWVAANAGSNAVANLSLGGPSSPTLDEAVNGLAESGVFVAVAAGNEGQDAGNTSPGGAEGVTTVGASDATDAAAVFSNHGPSVDIYAPGVDVESTVPGGGTDSYDGTSMASPHVAGAAALYKSVNGDDDQATIQDWLVSNAGVDKLSGVPAGTVNLLLNVQGL, from the coding sequence GTGCACAGGCACACCACGAGGAGAACGGTGCTCGGCCTCGCCGCGGCCGGCGCCCTCTCCGTCCCCCTGGCCCTGTCGGGCGCCGTCTCGGCCGGCGCCGACGAGCTCGCCCCCCTCCACACCGTCGGCGCCTCGGCCACCGGCGACTACTTCGTCGTCCTGGAGGACACGCTCAGCGCCGCCTCCGTCACCCCCTCGTCCCTCGGCATCTCCTCCGACCAGGTCAACCACACCTACGACGAGGTCGTCAACGGCTACTCGGCCAGCCTGAGCGCGGCGGAGGTGCGCGAACTGCGCGGGCAGTCGGGCGTCGCCTACGTCGAGGAGGTCGGCGTCGCGCACACCACCGTCACGTGGGGCCAGGACCGCATCGACCAGGAGGACCTCCCCCTGGACGGCTCCTACGGCACCACTGGCGACGGGGCCGGCGTCTCCGCCTACATCATCGACAGCGGCATCGACGCCTCGCACCCCGACTTCGGCGGTCGCGCCTCCTCCGCCTTCGACGCCTACGGCGGCGACGGCTCCGACGGCAACGGCCACGGGACCCACGTCGCGGGCACCATCGGCTCCGCCACGTACGGCGTCGCCCCCGCCGCCGACCTCTTCGGCGTCAAGGTGCTCGACGACAACGGCTCGGGCTCCTACGACGACGTCATCGCCGGTATCGACTGGGTGGCCGCCAACGCCGGATCCAACGCCGTGGCCAACCTGTCCCTGGGCGGCCCGTCCTCCCCGACCCTGGACGAGGCCGTCAACGGCCTGGCCGAGTCCGGCGTGTTCGTCGCGGTCGCGGCGGGCAACGAGGGCCAGGACGCGGGCAACACCTCTCCGGGCGGCGCCGAGGGCGTGACCACGGTCGGCGCCTCCGACGCGACCGACGCCGCGGCCGTCTTCTCCAACCACGGCCCGTCCGTCGACATCTACGCCCCCGGCGTGGACGTGGAGTCGACCGTCCCCGGCGGCGGAACCGACTCCTATGACGGCACCTCGATGGCCAGCCCGCACGTGGCCGGGGCCGCCGCCCTGTACAAGAGCGTGAACGGCGACGACGACCAGGCCACCATCCAGGACTGGCTCGTCTCCAACGCCGGCGTGGACAAGCTCAGCGGCGTTCCCGCGGGCACGGTCAACCTGCTGCTCAACGTCCAGGGCCTCTGA